The nucleotide window ACCCTATACACTTCCGCAATTGTCGCCGATTCTATCAGTAATCCCATTACAAATCTTGGCGTATGACGTGGCAGTGAATTTAGGCCTGAATGTGGACCGGCCGCGCAATTTAGCGAAATCGGTCACTGTGGAATAACAGGTATTGCGTGATTGATCTACATCTTCATTCCACCGCCTCCGATGGTTTTTTGACGCCGCGTGAGTTAGCAAACTACTTGCAGCACCGCGGCGTTAGCGCATTTGCGTTGACTGACCACGACACAATGCACGGCAACAGCGAAGTCTTCGATGAAGCGTTAAAACTGGGTTTAACGTGTATTCCCGGCATTGAATTGTCTTGCTTATTCGAGAAGTACTCTATCCATTTACTGGGTTATTTTCAAGAACCGTTACCGGGATTGTTACAAGAACGCTTGATCGATATCCAACGGTGGCGCGCTGAACGTAATCCCCGAATCATCGAGAAGTTGCAGTCACTTGGATTTCCCGTCACCATGTTGATGGCGGAAAGAGAAGCGTCGGATGGCGGGCAGATTGGTCGTCCGCATATCGCCCGCGCTTTGTTGAAGTTGAATATTGTTAAGTCTCAGGAAGAAGCATTTAACAAGTATCTTGGTTCCGGAAAACCAGCCTATGTTGAAAAGGATCGCTTGCAACTAATCGAGGCGGTACAGTTGATTCATGCCGCGGGTGGCGCGGCCATATTGGCGCATCCGATGATTTATCCGTTCGTATCGAAATTAACTTTATCGCGTTTTCTCAATAAAGCCATTGAGACAGGTATCGACGGTATTGAAGCACACTATCCTGAACATAGTATTCCGGTCCGGTTGCGCATAGAACGGGAATGTGTCAAGCGAAATCTACTGTTCACAGGTGGTTCCGATTTTCATGGACCAGTTACCGGACCGCTTCAACCGGGCATTGGGATGGGTGATTTGAAAGTACCAGAAATGGTGCTTCAGCCGCTTTTGGAGCGGATTACCGAACGACACGCTGCTCGGGCAGCTGCATAACGATTCTTCTTTTTTCAGAATTCAACATATCTAACTAGTGGATAGGCCATGCAATCGAATCGTTGGTTTCCTGTTGTCTGCTTGTTTGTTCTGATTCCCGTGTTACTTACTCCTCTCGCTTACGCCCAAAACGTCATTTCACTCCCCCTTGACCATTGGTTAACACCGGTATTGGAACGATGGGCAATTGCCGGTTATGCACCTAATCTCTCGTTAACAGTACAACCGTACACCCGCTGGGAAGCGGCGCTTGCAGTCCACAATCTAATAAAGACCACTACCGAAAGAGGAGTTAAACTTTCTCCAGGGGATCTCGCATTCCATGATCTTGCAAGTCGAGAACTTCGGGATGAACTGAGAATACTCAAGAATAGTGAAGACGATAATGCCGGATTTCTGGGTTCGATTGTCAAGAAAGCGAAAGATTATTTAGGTTTAAGTGAAGTGGTGAACGCCCGTTCGATGCGATTACGAATCGAGCCGGAGTTTTCGCTGCGGGATGTAAGCAGTTCCGATGAAACCTCACTACGAATGAAATCGATCTTTGCCATTGAAACGACCCCACTCCCCACTGTCGGGCTTTCGATGGGTCTGGGAAAACATGTTGACTATTACCGCAAGGAGTCGAAGTGGAAAGAGGGGGGAACCCGTTTACAGGATACTTATGTTCGTTTTGGCGTAAGTAACGCTTCGGTAACCTTTGGTGCCGAGGAGCGGCGATGGGGCGTTCCCGGATCGAATCGGTTGTTGATGAATGGTAACGACGTTGCTATCCCTGCGTTTGTAATAAATGCGCAATCGAGCAGATTGCGAATTCAAATGATGTGGGGACAGTTGGAAGATTTCGAATACTTCGATTATTACTCGGATGACTATCGACAATTAAAGCGGTCGATTATCATCAAACGGTTTGAGTATCGCTCTGACAACGAGTGGGGTATCGGTGTAACTAATGCCACTATTGTCTTACACAATCAAGGTTTGGACTGGCAATACTGGCTGCCGATTCCAACAATTCTTACAACAACCAACTCGAATCCCAACCGTTACCGCGCAAATGAGATCGGGGTTGTCGACGGTTGGTTGAGAGTTTCGCCGAGAACGTTATTAACTGGTGAACTGCTGTTTAACCAATGGTCGGATTTCGAATTGCAGGATTTCGAGATTCTTTATGATAAATCGAAGAACAGTTTCAAAGATAATTATGGTGTTCGGGTTGGCTGTACCAGTATCGAACCGTTTAGTATGAGTGGGATGACTTATCGGTTGCAATATACCGACATCGGTCCGAAGACCTACTCGACTTTTATCGATCACAATCTGATTACAAGTAACCTTCAGAACAGCTCGGGTACGATGTATCGATATCGAACGACTCCAATTGGGCATCCTTACTGGAACGGATTTTCCAATTACGAAGTTGAAATAGAGTATGTCACGAAACGCGCAGAAACAGTCAGTGTTCACTGCGGGTATCTTAGGAATGATACCCCGGCGATGAATCGATACATCGATATGGGCGACACCTCGTTAGGTTATACTTTACTGCACCGAACGAACATCGGTTTAAAAGTGCAATTGATACCCAATGAGAACAGTCAGATATCGCTGTTTGCGGATACCTACCACGCCGACAATGGCTCAGGTAGTAGCGGCAATCTGGACTGGAACGAATTTGGTTTGTCTGCGAAATTCAATTTCCATACTTTACTGAAACGGTAGTTCTTGAAGATAAGTGTATCATCCCCATCGACCGAGGAGAATATGAAAGGTATTGTTCTGGCTGGCGGTACGGGCAGTCGGCTGTTCCCCCTAACAAAAGTTACCAATAAGCATTTATTGCCAGTCGGTAAAGCCCCGATGATTTTCCATCCAATTTTCCGGTTGGTGGAAGCGGGTATCGAAGAGATTCTCATCGTGACCGGGGTGGAACACATGGGAGCGGTAGTTACGCTGCTTGGCTCCGGGAAAGACTACGGCGCGCGCTTTACTTATCGCGTACAGGATGAAGCCGGTGGGATTGCGCAAGCGCTCGGATTAGCCGAAAATTTTGTCCATGGCGACCGCTCGGTTGTAATTTTAGGTGACAACATTTTTGAAGACTCGTTGGTCGATCTCGTGAAGAACTTTTCGGTACAGCGCCGGGGTGCCCGCATTGTTCTCAAGCAAGTGACGGATCCACACCGGTTTGGCGTCGCGGAAGTCGTTGATGGAAAAGTTGTCGGTATCGAAGAGAAGCCGAAGCAGCCGAAGAGTGATTGGGCGGTAACCGGGATTTACTGTTACGACGCGGAAGTCTTCAATATCATCAAAACTTTGAAACCATCGGGACGTGGCGAATTGGAAATCACCGACGTCAATAATCATTATCTGCAACGCAGCGAACTGGAAGCGGACTATTTCCGGGGGTGGTGGACCGATGCCGGTACGTTTGAATCGTTGCGAGTTGCCGACGAATTAGCTTCAGCAATCCCAGCTCCGTTTGCGAAGTAATCGTCAATATGTTAGCTACTCAATGTTGTTTAACCATCCATGTTAGGAACCTCCTGTGAAACTCGCAGTTGTTGGAACTGGTTATGTCGGTCTAGTAGCGGGCGCGTGTCTCGCTGAGACCGGACACACTGTTATCTGTGTCGATAAAGACCAAAGCAAAATCGATATTCTCCTGCAAGGTGGAATCCCGATTTACGAACCGGGATTGATCGAATTGGTTGAAAAATCCGTTAAATCGGATCGCTTGAGTTTCTCGACCGATCTCGCTGCCGCGGTGCAAGCCTCACAAGTAATCTTTATTGCAGTAGGTACCCCATCCGATGAGGATGGCTCCGCCGATTTACAGCATGTGCTCGCGGTGGCGCAGGAAATCGGTACGGCAATGAATGGGTATAAAGTCATTGTCGACAAATCGACTGTACCCGTTGGCACCGCTGAGAAAGTGCGTGAAGAGATTGCAAAATATACGAACCACCCGTTCGACGTCGTTTCCAATCCGGAATTCTTGAAAGAAGGCGCTGCCGTCGATGATTTCTTGAAACCGGATCGTGTTGTAATCGGAGCGGATAGCGACACCGCGCGCGAGATGATGCAAGACCTTTATGCGCCGTTTGTCCGGCAAGGACATCCAGTGATTGTGATGGATGTCAAATCGGCGGAAGTCACGAAGTATGCGTCGAATGCGTTTCTCGCTACGAAAATCTCGTTTATCAATGAATTGGCGAATTTCTGCGAGATCGTCGGCGCTGATGCGATGAAAGTTCGTTTGGGTATGGGCAGCGACCGCAGGATCGGTAACGCATTCCTGTTTCCTGGTGTCGGGTACGGCGGGTCGTGTTTCCCGAAAGACGTGAAAGCGTTAATGAAGACCGCCAAAGATGTCGGTATGCCGTTACAAGTCGTCGAAGCCGTATCGAAAGTGAATTACAACCAACGCTATCGATTCCTCGAGAAATTGTACAAAGTCTATGGAGAAGACCTCTCCGGTAAAACCTTTGCGTTGTGGGGCTTGTCGTTCAAACCGCGCACCGACGATATGCGCGAAGCGCCGGCATTGACGATTATCGATGAGTTAACCAAACGCGGCGCGAAAGTACGCGGATACGATCCGGCGGCGATGGAGGAAGCGGAACGACGGCTCCATAACCATCCCCGTCGAGACATGATTGCGCTGATATCGCACCAATACGAAGCATTGGAAAATGCCGATGCGCTCATCATCGTGACCGAATGGAACGATTTCCGCGATCCCGATTTCGATCACATCAAAGAGTTGCTCAAACCGCCGTACACGATTTTCGACGGCCGAAATGTTTACGATTTGGCGAAGATGGCAAAACACGAAATCCGTTACATCTCGATTGGACGAGCAAGCGTATGAGAGTTCTCGTTACTGGCGGCGCAGGTTTTTTAGGTTCGCATCTGTGCGACTTCTTGCTCGCGCAAAAAGATGAAGTGGTATGCCTCGACAATTTCTTCACCGGGTCGAAGGATAACGTTCGCCATCTATTGAACAACGACCATTTCGAGTTGGTGCGGCACGACGTGGTGGAACCGATTCTCCTGGAAGTGGATCAGATCTATCATCTCGCCTGTCCCGCATCGCCTGTGCACTACCGGTACAATCCGGTGAAGACGATCAAGACGAATGTGCTCGGTACGTTGAATATGCTCGGTCTCGCAAAACGGATTCGAGCGAGAATTCTGCTCGCGTCGACTTCGGAGGTGTATGGCGACCCCAGTATTCACCCGCAAACGGAGGAGTACTGGGGGAATGTGAATCCGATTGGCCCTCGGAGTTGTTACGACGAGGGGAAACGGGCGGCGGAATGTTTGATGATGGATTATCACCGGCAGAACAACGTCGATGTACGGATTGCGCGGATTTTCAATACCTATGGGCCGCGGATGGCGGTGAATGATGGGCGGGTCGTTTCCAATTTCATCATTCAGGCGTTGCGGGGCGAGCCGATTACCATTTACGGGCATGGCCAACAGACGCGGAGTTTCTGTTACTGTGACGATTTGATTCACGGGCTGCATGGTCTGATGAACCAAACGGAAACTATCGGGCCGGTGAATATCGGCAATCCGGGGGAATTCACGATCCTCGAATTTGCTCAAATGGTGATTGCGAAAACTGGCAGCGCTTCGCAAATCGTCTATGAGGAGTTACCACAGGACGACCCGAAACAACGTTGTCCCGACATTACGAAGGCGATGCGCTATATGCAGTGGTCGCCAACAATTCCGCTCTCGGAAGGGGTGGATAAGACGATTGCGTACTTTCGGAAGGTGATTGGGTAGTTTTTTTTCTTCTGCGACGACAAAAATAAAGGCGACCGAGTGGTCGCCTTACTTATTGTCGATGGTGCCGGAGGGGGGACTTGAACCCCCACTCTCCGAAGAGAACTAGTCCCTGAAACTAGCGCGTCTGCCAATTCCACCACTCCGGCTGGCAACGGGCAAGATACTTTTTTTCGAGCGGTTACGCAAGAAGTGGTGGTTTGCGATGAATTGCTTGAGATTGCTTCGCTACGCTCGCAATGACATGGACATGCGCGACACGCCTCTACAGTATGTCGGACAGGATTGTCTAACCTTCAATTATTTCGCAGACAGGATTGTCTGCGCTACGGTGTCCACTGCTGGGATTGCTTCGGCGCATTACTACGTTCGCAATGACACGTCAGGCAAGATTACTTGCGGTGAGCCGCAAGGCGGGTTGCCTAACCTCCAACCCCTACGGTTAACGAGTAGTTGATTTTGTCGCGGATTTTGCGACTATGGGCTTTTCACGGTCGAGCAGCATCGGTTCCACCAGCTTCTGTCCACTCATCGCCGTCAATGCCGCGAGCTGCGCCTGCCGTCCGAGATCGGTCGCTGCACCGAGGACGCGCGCCGCTTCCTGTGGGCTATGGAATCCCATCGAGCTTTCCGCCGAGATAAAGTCCCAGCGCGCTTGCGCAAGCCGCACCTTGTGGCGGGCATCGGTCAATTTCACGCTATCGACGCCCGCCGCAATCGCCTGTGCAATCGTATTATGCGCATCGACAATCGCGATTTCCGCCCGATCCATTAACTCGCGAGTCTTGTCCTGAATTTTCTCCACTCGTCCTTTGACTTCTTCCTCACTCCAGCGATGACATACAGCACACGAGTTCTGGATATTTTTCAACGGCGATTTCAGATGATGGTCGCTAATCTTGACGCCGCCCTGCGTCATGTACGGCATGTGGCAATCGGCGCACGATACGCCGCGATAGGCATGAATTCCCGTCGAATACAATTCGTAATCGGGATGCTGCATTTTGAGCATCGACGACTTGCTGACGGGATGCGTCCAATCTTTGAAACTTCGCTCTTCGTAATACGAAACGATGCTATCAATCACCAGGCCATTTTTCCACGGGAAGGTTAAGTAATTCTTCTTGCCATTGGAGTTGTCGAAGTAATA belongs to bacterium and includes:
- a CDS encoding sugar phosphate nucleotidyltransferase, yielding MKGIVLAGGTGSRLFPLTKVTNKHLLPVGKAPMIFHPIFRLVEAGIEEILIVTGVEHMGAVVTLLGSGKDYGARFTYRVQDEAGGIAQALGLAENFVHGDRSVVILGDNIFEDSLVDLVKNFSVQRRGARIVLKQVTDPHRFGVAEVVDGKVVGIEEKPKQPKSDWAVTGIYCYDAEVFNIIKTLKPSGRGELEITDVNNHYLQRSELEADYFRGWWTDAGTFESLRVADELASAIPAPFAK
- a CDS encoding PHP domain-containing protein, whose protein sequence is MIDLHLHSTASDGFLTPRELANYLQHRGVSAFALTDHDTMHGNSEVFDEALKLGLTCIPGIELSCLFEKYSIHLLGYFQEPLPGLLQERLIDIQRWRAERNPRIIEKLQSLGFPVTMLMAEREASDGGQIGRPHIARALLKLNIVKSQEEAFNKYLGSGKPAYVEKDRLQLIEAVQLIHAAGGAAILAHPMIYPFVSKLTLSRFLNKAIETGIDGIEAHYPEHSIPVRLRIERECVKRNLLFTGGSDFHGPVTGPLQPGIGMGDLKVPEMVLQPLLERITERHAARAAA
- a CDS encoding SDR family oxidoreductase, which codes for MRVLVTGGAGFLGSHLCDFLLAQKDEVVCLDNFFTGSKDNVRHLLNNDHFELVRHDVVEPILLEVDQIYHLACPASPVHYRYNPVKTIKTNVLGTLNMLGLAKRIRARILLASTSEVYGDPSIHPQTEEYWGNVNPIGPRSCYDEGKRAAECLMMDYHRQNNVDVRIARIFNTYGPRMAVNDGRVVSNFIIQALRGEPITIYGHGQQTRSFCYCDDLIHGLHGLMNQTETIGPVNIGNPGEFTILEFAQMVIAKTGSASQIVYEELPQDDPKQRCPDITKAMRYMQWSPTIPLSEGVDKTIAYFRKVIG
- a CDS encoding UDP-glucose/GDP-mannose dehydrogenase family protein, producing MKLAVVGTGYVGLVAGACLAETGHTVICVDKDQSKIDILLQGGIPIYEPGLIELVEKSVKSDRLSFSTDLAAAVQASQVIFIAVGTPSDEDGSADLQHVLAVAQEIGTAMNGYKVIVDKSTVPVGTAEKVREEIAKYTNHPFDVVSNPEFLKEGAAVDDFLKPDRVVIGADSDTAREMMQDLYAPFVRQGHPVIVMDVKSAEVTKYASNAFLATKISFINELANFCEIVGADAMKVRLGMGSDRRIGNAFLFPGVGYGGSCFPKDVKALMKTAKDVGMPLQVVEAVSKVNYNQRYRFLEKLYKVYGEDLSGKTFALWGLSFKPRTDDMREAPALTIIDELTKRGAKVRGYDPAAMEEAERRLHNHPRRDMIALISHQYEALENADALIIVTEWNDFRDPDFDHIKELLKPPYTIFDGRNVYDLAKMAKHEIRYISIGRASV
- a CDS encoding ammonia-forming cytochrome c nitrite reductase subunit c552, producing MKKVLHRIKRVSGVGILPFLITVVVVFGLGLLLSSILERRNEASFKLQMAKPIGEWETDPAVWGENFPREYGTWKEMSQTTGRTKYAGDVPFSRLEDDPRNVVLFAGYGFSKEYNEERGHTFAVEDVKKTGRKPVAGTCMTCKSSNVPKLMHDMGIEKFYGSHFDSLRPLVNHPISCLDCHDPKTMELRISRPGLREAFTARGMNIDQATHQEMRTLVCAQCHVEYYFDNSNGKKNYLTFPWKNGLVIDSIVSYYEERSFKDWTHPVSKSSMLKMQHPDYELYSTGIHAYRGVSCADCHMPYMTQGGVKISDHHLKSPLKNIQNSCAVCHRWSEEEVKGRVEKIQDKTRELMDRAEIAIVDAHNTIAQAIAAGVDSVKLTDARHKVRLAQARWDFISAESSMGFHSPQEAARVLGAATDLGRQAQLAALTAMSGQKLVEPMLLDREKPIVAKSATKSTTR